Below is a window of Dietzia timorensis DNA.
GGATTCGACCTCCCCGATCGCGCCGACCTCGGCGCCGAGCTCCGCGGTGAGAGGCCCCGGGGCGAGGATCGTGTTATCGGCCTGCACGATAATCTCGGACACCGGCTCCGGCACGATCTGCGCGAGCGTGGTCGCGAGCGCGTCGACGAGGCCGGCGCCATCGCGGGCGGCCTCCCCGTCGCTTTCGCCGCGGTCTGCCGCGGCCGAGAATTCGTGCGCCGCGCGGCCTGCGGCCGTGAGCCCCCACCCGGCGACGAGCCCGAACAGCCGCGCCTGGTCCACGATCTCGCGGATGTGCGGCATGCCGCGGCCACCGACGAGAGCCGGGCGCAGCCAGCGCACGAGCTCGGGGAAATCCTCTGCGGTGCTATCGCGGTCCTCGGGCAGCTGGGCGAGCGCGGCGAGCGCGTCCTTGCGGGTTTCGAGCACGCTCGGCCGCCACCGCTCCTCGGCGCGGATCGCGAGGACGGGCACGTCGATATGGGTCTTGCCCGGTTGGTCCGCGCCCGGCTCGGGCTGCCAGGGCGCGACCGGCATGCGCCACCAGGCCGCGGCGAGCGCGGCGACGCGGCGCGGGAGCTCGGCCTCGCTCCAGGCGTCCGCCGCAGGGGTCGGCGCCCACGAATCGGAGAACGGCTCCTCGGCGACCTCCCCGTCTCCGGGAAAGATGAGCCCGGCGGCGTACAGCGTCTCGAGCACAACGACGGTGGCGCCGAGCTCGGTGTCCGCAGCGGCAGCGAGACGGCGCAGTTCGCGGATCCCGACGCCACCGCCGCGCAGCTGCGACAGTGGGCTCTGGCCGAGGAGGTCGAGGATACGAGTGGCGAGGTGGTCGAGCTCGATCGCCGCCACCCCAGCGCTGCCGTCGCGGCGGCCCACGCCCATTGCGGGTCCTGGCCACGGCGGCGGGGCGAGAATATCGGCGCCGTCGGTGTCGTACCGCAGCTGATACACCGCCGCGGCGACAGGGTAGAGAAGGGTGCCATCGTGGCCGAGCCGGGCGATTCCCGCCGCCACGGCTGCGTCGATGACCTCGCGCGTCGCCGCCGGCACGCGCGCCGAGAACTCCCCGCGGCACGCGGTACCGCGCGCCAGGCGGGCGAGCAGCGCCCGCGAGCGGTCGTCCGCGGCGAGCGCGCGACTCACCGCCGCCGGGGTCGGATCCCCGTCCTGCGGGAGCACGATCTGCGCGCGGGCCGCGAAATCGCCGACGTCCGCCGTCATACGAAGACTGTCGTCCGAGCCCCACAGCAGGCCGCGCTCGCGTAGGCGATCGATCGCGGCGGTGACACGCTGCTTCGACCCCGCCGGGCGGCGGCTGCCGGCATGGGGGAGCGCGGCATCGATGTCCTTCGCCGCGACGGGCCCGGCGAGCGCGCCGGCGGTCTCCGCTGCGAGCAGGACGGTCGCGGTCGGCAGGTCGAGCCGGTTAGCCTCGCGCCTGGCGGTCTGGGGCAGCCCGAGCCGCGCGGCGAGAACCTCGAAGGATGACGGCGGAGGCGCCGTGACATCGGGCCGGGCGCGGAGCAGGGCGTGGAGGAAGTCGTCCTCTGCCGCCGCCAGCCACGCCGCGAGGTCGTTCGCGGCCGCTGGGCGATGAGTTCGACGTGGCACTTTATCCACAGTAATTGGAAACCGCGGCGCGTGCCTCCCCGCAGGCGTATGCGGGCCCGCGGGTCGGTGGCCCCCGCGGTTCACCCCGCGCGATGACAGGCGCGGAAAGGAATGCGATAATAGGACGCGTGAGCACCCAGAATAATGTTCTCGATACCACTGCATGGCCGGACGAGCGCTACGGCGAGCACCCGGTGACCGAGCTGGTCGCCTACGTCACCGGCGGGCTGTCGCCGTACGGCAACATCACGTTCCCGGTCGACGCGTCGACCTTGCCGTACGTGCACCCGTACACGCGCACCAACTTCTGGAACGAATAGCTTCTTCCGCGCCGACGCTCGGCGGAGTGCGGCGCGAGTTCGCCGCGTTTCGGTGAATGCCTGCCCGCCCCGTGCCTTGTGGCGCGGGGCGGGTTTTTGCGTGCCGTGTCGCCGTAGTTCGGGCAGCGCGTGTGGGCTGTCGCGCGCGGACGGCTGCGGATTTACTCGTGAGCGGCCGCGATTCGGCGCGCGCCGCCGTGATTCACTGCGTGCGGCAGGAAAAACATAGGCCAGCCGCAGTGAATCCGGCCGGACGTGTACCAAACGCCCGGCGGGAGCGAGATACTAGGCTGCGAGCGAGCGGGCGCGGGGCGGGTTTTGCGTGCCGTGGGGCCTGAAGGTGGACCGGGAAATGGCGAAGCGGCCGGGACGCGCGATGCGCATCCCGGCCGCTTGGCATGCACGCCCTGAGGCGTGCGGGCTTCGGCGAAGGGTTAGTTCGAACCGAAGTAGGTGGCCATGAAGTTGTCCACGGCCTCCTTGTTGTCGGCGTAGTGGCCGTCGACCTCGTCCTTGTGCGCGTTGTACTGCGCAGCGACCTCGTCGGCCGGAACCTCGATGCCACGAGCGGCAGCCTCGGCGATGAGGGTCGCAATGTGGGCCTCGGCGGTGGGCTCTGCCTCGGCTGCAGGCGCCTCCGGGGCGGCTGCGGGCGCGGGGGCCTGGTCGAAGTCGGCGAGGGTGCGCTCCTGCGGGGCGCCGCTCAGGCCGAGCTGCGAGGAGCAGGACGGCCATGCGCCCCAGCCCTGGCCGGCGAGAACGCGCTCGGCAACGATGATCTGCTGCTCGCGGGTTGCCTGGTTGGCGGTGGCAGCGAACTCGCCGCCGCCGTAGCCGCTCCAGGTGGACGGGGAGAACTGGAGTCCACCCTGGAAGCCGTTGCCGGTGTTGATGCCCCAGTTGCCGCCCGACTCGCACTGCGCGAGGGCGTCCCACTCGGAGAGCGGGGCAGCGTTGGCGGCGCCCGGCGCGAAGAGGAAGCCGGTGGCGCCGACGGCTGCACCGGTGAGTGCAACCTTCGCGAAGGTCTTGGAGTGCGAGGAGGTGGTGGCGGTGCGGTGACGGCCGGTGTAGGTGCTCATTCTTCGAGAGGTCCTAACGTTTTGGTTCATTTCGGTGGCGGGGCTTCCCTCGCGCGCCCTGCGGGCACTGCGTTCGGGAGTGCATTCTGGTGCGCTCCGCCTCTTAACTCCCGAGGAGTCTGCGCTAAACGATAACGAATGAACAACAAATCGTCACCATTTCGAAATAAACACATCGTTGATTCGGCAGCGAGGCGGCAGTGGAAATGCCGCAACAGCTGGCTTTATGTGGATTTGATGTGATTCGTAGCACGTCCACATTGGGTAACAAACGAATCACGAATCACAATAATCTCAAACGCAGATAAAATTGCAGGTCAACAGTCCACATTGATGGGCGAAGGCGGTCAGTGGCTGCACATTCGCCCGTTATCGCTTTGGCCGCCGCCCGGAGATGAGGGCGTAAATGATCGCCAGGACGAATCCGAGCGGCGTGCACAGCATCCCGACGAGATAGACCCACGTCGGCCCCTCATTCGAGGACGACAGCAGCGGAATCGCAATGGATGCGAGAACTCCGATGACGCCCACCACGAAAAAGAACATGGCCGCGAAGAACAACGGCCGGAACCTGGGGCCGCGAGGGGCGGCGGTGCTGTGGGGAGAATCTGTGGCACTCACGATTGATAACTGTACCGAGCGGGAGAAATCGATGATCGCATTCCTCTGCGCTCGGGGTACTCTGGTATTTCTTGCGACCCCGCCGGCGGCGGGGGAGTAGAAGAACCGAGGTGTCCGCGTACTTCACGCGCGGAGTTTCCAGGAAAGCGAGGGACAGCCGGTCATGGCACGCGGAAAGGTCAAGTGGTACGACGCCGACAAAGGCTTCGGATTCCTCTCCCAAGAAGAGGGGGAGGACGTGTACGTGCGCTCGGACGCGCTCGCGGCAGGCGTCGACACACTCCACCCGCGTCAGCGCGTCGAGTTCGACATGGTCAGCGGGCGGCGCGGGCCGCAGGCGCTGCGCGTCGAGGTGCTCGAGACCCCGGGTAAGCCCGCTGCGGCAGGCCGTACGCGGAGCACGCGAACCCCGGACCAGCTGCACGGGATGATCGAGGACATGATCACCCTGCTCGATTCCTCGGTGCAGTCCGAGCTTCGCCGAGGTCGCATGCCCGACGCGAAGGTGTCCGCGCGGGTCGCCGAGGTGCTGCGCGCGGTGGCCGGCGAACTGGGCTAGTTCGCGGGCGTCAGCTTCAAGGACCATTCGCCGGCGAGGATCGATTCCTCGCCGGCGTCGTCGTACACGGGCATCGGCAGGGTGGTGGTGAGCACGACGCCACTGAGGAGCCCCTCCTCGGTCTCGGCGGGCACCGTGATGGTCTTCTCCGAATGTGCCGCGATGTCCTCGACGGACTCGGTCGTGGTGCCGTCGGGTGCGGTGCGCACGAGAAGCATCGAGAAATCGGTGCGGATGAGTTCGACAGGGAGTCCGATCGTGAGCGTCTGGTCCTCGCCGATGTCGCGGGTGAGTTGCTCCTCTTCGCCACCGGAGGACTCGAGGGTCGCGTACTGGTAGGGCTCGGCGTGCTCGTTCCACGTCGAGGTCGCGAACCGGACCTCTGGGATCCGGCCGTACTGGTCCGCGCTGCCGCGCCACGCGGAAAGCGCGGCGACGATGAGCAGGGCGCAGATTACGACGATGACGATGGTGAGCGGGCGGATCCGCCCACCCGAGGCGCCGGAGTTGCCAGAGGCCGAACGAGAAGACATATCTCTATCGTGCACGGCGCCGGGTGGCTACGACGATTCCGGGGCGGGGCGCCGCGGCCGGTTGCCCCCGACCCACGGGACGAGCGACGTGCCCTTGCGGGTGAGCACCGCCTGGGTGACCATGAGCGCGCTGAGCACCGCGAGCACGGTGAACCCGATGGTGAAGTCGGTGGGAAGCAGCACGCCGAGCGCGCCGCCGAGGACCCAGGACATCTGGAGCGCGGTCTCCGAGCGGCCGAACGCCGAGGAGCGCCCACGGTCCGGGATGTCGGTCTGGATCGACGCGTCGAGGGCCACCTTGCCCAGGGCGCTGGCAAGCGCGGCGACGAGCGCCAGCACGACCGCCGCCTCGACGTTTCCGAGGAACGCGGCGACGATCGTGGCCGCGGTAGCGGCGACGCCCGCCGTCATCGTGATGCGTGTCGAGTGCCCGAGCGGGATGCGCGCGCCGAGCGCGTTGCCGGCGAATGTGCCGATGCCCGCGGCTGCGCCCGCGGCGCCGAGCATTGCGACCTGTTCGGTGGCGGCGGCGTCCTCGG
It encodes the following:
- a CDS encoding helicase-associated domain-containing protein; translated protein: MPRRTHRPAAANDLAAWLAAAEDDFLHALLRARPDVTAPPPSSFEVLAARLGLPQTARREANRLDLPTATVLLAAETAGALAGPVAAKDIDAALPHAGSRRPAGSKQRVTAAIDRLRERGLLWGSDDSLRMTADVGDFAARAQIVLPQDGDPTPAAVSRALAADDRSRALLARLARGTACRGEFSARVPAATREVIDAAVAAGIARLGHDGTLLYPVAAAVYQLRYDTDGADILAPPPWPGPAMGVGRRDGSAGVAAIELDHLATRILDLLGQSPLSQLRGGGVGIRELRRLAAAADTELGATVVVLETLYAAGLIFPGDGEVAEEPFSDSWAPTPAADAWSEAELPRRVAALAAAWWRMPVAPWQPEPGADQPGKTHIDVPVLAIRAEERWRPSVLETRKDALAALAQLPEDRDSTAEDFPELVRWLRPALVGGRGMPHIREIVDQARLFGLVAGWGLTAAGRAAHEFSAAADRGESDGEAARDGAGLVDALATTLAQIVPEPVSEIIVQADNTILAPGPLTAELGAEVGAIGEVESTGAATTYRLTDASLRRALDTGRTADGILATLRAASITPVPQSVEYLIADVARRHGTLRVGSATSFLRSDDQALVAELGQGPLASELGIRQIAPTVLIAHARPNHVLTQLRQAGYSPVAEDTSGQIVDLVRQRARITPDRAEDPGDARRLAAWIGVNPQSARTAVAGMRSAEQAAGVAGARGGSGRKTGVAAVTMLHDAAAAATPVAIAVVDAAGRTSSGMLLPLRVAAGRVSGIDPLTDEHREYSLSRIISVAPAP
- a CDS encoding transglycosylase family protein produces the protein MSTYTGRHRTATTSSHSKTFAKVALTGAAVGATGFLFAPGAANAAPLSEWDALAQCESGGNWGINTGNGFQGGLQFSPSTWSGYGGGEFAATANQATREQQIIVAERVLAGQGWGAWPSCSSQLGLSGAPQERTLADFDQAPAPAAAPEAPAAEAEPTAEAHIATLIAEAAARGIEVPADEVAAQYNAHKDEVDGHYADNKEAVDNFMATYFGSN
- a CDS encoding cold-shock protein; this encodes MARGKVKWYDADKGFGFLSQEEGEDVYVRSDALAAGVDTLHPRQRVEFDMVSGRRGPQALRVEVLETPGKPAAAGRTRSTRTPDQLHGMIEDMITLLDSSVQSELRRGRMPDAKVSARVAEVLRAVAGELG
- a CDS encoding DUF2771 family protein, which gives rise to MSSRSASGNSGASGGRIRPLTIVIVVICALLIVAALSAWRGSADQYGRIPEVRFATSTWNEHAEPYQYATLESSGGEEEQLTRDIGEDQTLTIGLPVELIRTDFSMLLVRTAPDGTTTESVEDIAAHSEKTITVPAETEEGLLSGVVLTTTLPMPVYDDAGEESILAGEWSLKLTPAN